A genomic region of Pseudomonas sp. RSB 5.4 contains the following coding sequences:
- a CDS encoding TonB-dependent siderophore receptor, producing the protein MTRPVVRLHPLAAALFPIFLAGAALPAVADDASVAQSRVQTFAVPAGDLSVALSTLAEQAGVAQAFDPALTRGKQTPGLNGRYTLEMALARLLSGSGLEAVQVGSTYRLQALPSGAGQVQLDSLSISAPEVVDGPFGPVDGYVAQNSISATKTGTPIHETPQSISVITRERMEAQGVQSVNEALRYTPGVSSYGANNRSDWYTVIRGFSPTTYLDSLQLPTTINLASWMVDPYMLERVEVLRGPAGVLYGQGDPGGVINQVSKRPSAVAANEVGVQYGTDARKQINFDSTGPLDDQGVWSYRMVGVLRDQDIKDTPWQDKRQALAPSITFAPDDDTRFTLLASYLYDDSNSGDGFYPSAGTIDYNPNGHIKRNIFEADKDFQKYEKRQYSFGYEFSKRLSDTWQVRQNLRYSHLDLNDNMIYGGGFQEGSLTTIDRWAGIADFTYKRWAVDNQAQADFSVGGIDHTVLLGLDYQHQDATDKEVYALAAPVNAYNPVFVPFDRSVFNDPDKSYPSNIDSTLNQTGLYLQDQLKFDDHWRLTLSGRYDWATSETQDHLAHTTTNQKDEAFSGRAGLVYLADNGLAPYVSYSTAFTPNAGLDANGKPFDPTEAKQYEAGIKFAPKDTNASVTAAVFQITQTNVLTPGPVNPNYSVQTGEIRSRGFELEGTVSLSRELDVIASYTYQDVKITKANDVSEGKTPTFIPIPRNMASLWGDYTFHDGWLKNFGLGAGVRYVGRNPGAADNSLNIPSYTVFDASAHYVTGPWKLALNVTNLTNDDYISGCYDATRCLYGNPRTAVASATYRW; encoded by the coding sequence ATGACCCGCCCCGTTGTCCGGCTGCATCCACTCGCTGCCGCGCTGTTTCCGATCTTTCTCGCCGGTGCCGCGCTGCCGGCGGTCGCTGACGACGCCAGTGTCGCCCAGAGCCGCGTGCAAACCTTCGCGGTGCCGGCCGGTGACCTGAGCGTGGCTCTGAGTACGTTGGCCGAGCAGGCTGGGGTGGCGCAGGCGTTCGATCCGGCGCTGACCCGTGGCAAGCAGACCCCGGGCCTGAACGGTCGCTACACCCTGGAAATGGCGCTGGCGCGGCTGCTCAGTGGCAGCGGTCTGGAAGCCGTGCAGGTCGGTTCGACTTACCGCTTGCAGGCATTGCCGTCGGGGGCCGGCCAGGTGCAACTCGACAGTCTGTCGATCAGTGCGCCGGAAGTGGTCGATGGACCGTTCGGGCCGGTTGACGGCTACGTCGCGCAGAACAGCATCAGCGCGACCAAGACCGGCACACCGATCCACGAAACCCCGCAATCGATTTCGGTCATCACCCGCGAGCGAATGGAAGCGCAAGGCGTGCAGTCGGTGAACGAAGCGTTGCGTTACACCCCGGGCGTGTCGAGCTATGGCGCCAACAATCGTTCGGACTGGTACACAGTGATTCGCGGTTTCTCGCCGACCACTTACCTCGACAGCCTGCAACTGCCGACCACCATCAACCTGGCGAGCTGGATGGTCGATCCGTACATGCTCGAACGCGTTGAAGTGCTGCGTGGCCCGGCCGGCGTGCTCTACGGGCAAGGTGATCCTGGTGGCGTGATCAACCAGGTGTCCAAGCGTCCGAGCGCGGTGGCAGCCAACGAAGTCGGCGTGCAGTACGGCACCGATGCGCGCAAGCAGATCAACTTCGACAGCACCGGCCCGCTCGACGATCAGGGCGTGTGGTCGTACCGCATGGTCGGCGTGCTGCGCGATCAGGACATCAAGGACACCCCGTGGCAGGACAAACGCCAGGCGCTGGCGCCGTCGATTACCTTCGCGCCGGACGACGACACCCGCTTCACCTTGCTGGCCAGTTATCTGTACGACGACAGCAACTCCGGAGACGGTTTCTATCCGTCGGCTGGCACCATCGACTACAACCCCAACGGCCACATCAAGCGCAACATCTTTGAGGCCGACAAAGACTTCCAGAAGTACGAAAAGCGCCAGTACTCATTCGGTTATGAATTCTCCAAACGCCTGAGCGACACCTGGCAAGTGCGGCAGAATCTGCGTTATTCACACCTCGATCTGAACGACAACATGATCTACGGCGGCGGCTTCCAGGAAGGCTCGCTGACGACCATCGACCGTTGGGCCGGCATCGCCGACTTCACCTACAAACGCTGGGCCGTGGACAATCAGGCGCAGGCCGATTTCAGCGTTGGCGGCATCGATCACACGGTGCTGCTGGGTCTGGATTACCAGCATCAGGATGCCACCGACAAAGAGGTCTATGCCCTCGCGGCACCGGTCAATGCGTATAACCCGGTATTCGTGCCGTTCGACCGTTCGGTGTTCAACGACCCGGACAAAAGTTACCCGAGCAACATCGATTCGACTTTGAATCAGACCGGTCTGTACCTGCAGGATCAGTTGAAATTCGACGACCACTGGCGCCTGACCCTCAGCGGTCGCTATGACTGGGCCACCAGCGAAACCCAGGATCATCTGGCACACACCACGACCAACCAGAAAGATGAAGCCTTCAGCGGCCGTGCCGGTCTGGTGTATCTGGCGGACAACGGCCTGGCGCCGTACGTCAGTTACTCCACCGCGTTCACCCCGAACGCCGGTCTGGATGCCAACGGCAAACCGTTCGACCCCACCGAGGCCAAGCAGTACGAAGCCGGGATCAAGTTCGCGCCCAAGGACACCAACGCTTCGGTGACCGCCGCAGTGTTCCAGATCACCCAGACCAACGTGCTGACGCCCGGCCCGGTCAACCCGAATTACTCGGTGCAGACCGGTGAAATCCGCTCCCGTGGTTTCGAGCTGGAAGGCACGGTTAGCCTGAGCCGTGAGCTGGACGTGATCGCCAGTTACACCTATCAGGACGTGAAGATCACCAAGGCCAATGACGTCAGCGAAGGCAAGACCCCGACGTTCATCCCGATCCCGCGCAACATGGCGTCGCTGTGGGGCGATTACACCTTCCATGACGGCTGGTTGAAGAACTTCGGTCTGGGCGCTGGGGTACGTTATGTCGGACGCAATCCGGGAGCGGCGGACAACTCGCTGAACATCCCGTCGTACACCGTGTTCGATGCCTCGGCGCACTATGTGACCGGGCCGTGGAAACTGGCGCTGAACGTCACCAACCTGACCAACGACGACTACATCTCCGGTTGCTACGACGCGACCCGTTGCCTGTATGGCAATCCGCGCACCGCCGTGGCATCGGCGACGTATCGCTGGTGA
- a CDS encoding FecR family protein — MSGSEPSHETVVAAAQWLSLLHSGEASEQQRQAFAQWREADPSHALAASRLALLWGRFDGLPKGRARKTLDRVLTSKRGSTLRRTGTCLAVLIAASVAWQGVQQGPVWLADQRTAVGERRDLMLADHSHLKLNSDSAVDLHFDGQQRLIDLKRGELWVEVAKDPQRPFVVRTEHGTVTALGTQFLVRREAGQTRVTVLESAIAARPVEHPENAVRVAAGQQATVFADHVDSPTSLGHSDPASWTRGVLKVDDRPLVEVLDELARYRSGVMHFDRQALAGLRVSGSFPLGDSNAALAALQTNLPIRVQRFTDWLVLIKPES, encoded by the coding sequence ATCAGCGGGTCGGAGCCGAGTCATGAAACGGTGGTCGCAGCGGCGCAATGGCTGTCGCTGCTGCATTCCGGCGAGGCCAGTGAGCAGCAGCGTCAGGCGTTCGCCCAATGGCGCGAGGCCGACCCGAGTCATGCGCTGGCGGCATCACGTCTGGCGTTGCTATGGGGGCGTTTTGACGGCTTGCCCAAGGGCCGCGCGCGCAAGACCCTTGACCGGGTGCTGACATCGAAACGCGGCAGCACCCTGCGCCGCACCGGCACGTGCCTGGCTGTGCTGATCGCCGCAAGCGTGGCGTGGCAAGGCGTGCAGCAGGGGCCGGTGTGGCTGGCGGACCAACGTACTGCCGTGGGCGAGCGGCGCGATTTGATGCTGGCCGATCACAGTCATTTGAAGCTCAACAGCGACTCGGCGGTGGACCTGCATTTCGACGGCCAGCAACGGCTGATCGATCTCAAGCGCGGCGAACTGTGGGTCGAGGTGGCGAAGGACCCGCAGCGGCCATTCGTGGTGCGCACCGAGCACGGCACCGTGACAGCACTTGGCACGCAGTTTCTGGTGCGTCGCGAAGCCGGGCAGACCCGGGTTACCGTACTGGAATCGGCGATTGCCGCACGCCCGGTCGAGCATCCGGAGAACGCTGTGCGTGTCGCGGCCGGTCAGCAGGCCACGGTGTTTGCCGACCATGTCGACAGCCCGACGTCACTGGGCCATAGCGACCCGGCGAGCTGGACACGCGGCGTGCTCAAGGTTGACGACCGTCCGTTGGTGGAAGTGCTTGATGAGCTGGCGCGATATCGCTCGGGCGTCATGCATTTTGATCGGCAGGCGCTGGCCGGACTGCGAGTGTCGGGTTCGTTTCCGCTCGGCGACAGCAACGCGGCGCTGGCGGCCTTGCAGACCAACCTGCCGATCCGCGTGCAGCGTTTTACCGATTGGCTGGTGTTGATCAAACCCGAATCCTGA
- a CDS encoding sigma-70 family RNA polymerase sigma factor → MPADFPSAQSPRNQLLSLLYSDHHGWLQNWLRKKLGCSQRAADLAQDTFIRVLTLAEPERLQEPRAFLTTTAIRLLIDGERRRKLERAYLAVLAHESEDAAAISPEDFHQIIELLESIARLLEGLAEKPRRAFLLNRLDGWSHAEIAEHLGVSKSMIKQYIAQVMVHCYVALYGGAP, encoded by the coding sequence GTGCCCGCTGATTTTCCTTCCGCCCAATCCCCGCGCAATCAATTGCTGTCGTTGCTTTACAGCGACCATCACGGCTGGTTGCAGAACTGGTTGCGCAAAAAGCTTGGTTGTTCGCAACGGGCGGCGGATCTGGCGCAGGACACCTTTATCCGCGTGCTGACTCTCGCCGAGCCCGAGCGTTTGCAGGAGCCACGGGCCTTCCTGACGACCACGGCAATTCGTCTGCTGATCGATGGCGAGCGCCGGCGCAAGCTGGAGCGGGCGTATCTGGCGGTGCTCGCGCATGAAAGCGAAGACGCGGCGGCGATCAGCCCGGAAGATTTCCATCAGATCATCGAATTGCTCGAATCCATCGCGCGTCTGCTCGAAGGTCTGGCGGAGAAACCGCGCCGGGCGTTTCTGCTCAATCGTCTGGATGGCTGGAGCCACGCCGAAATTGCCGAACATCTCGGCGTATCAAAAAGCATGATCAAGCAGTACATCGCTCAGGTCATGGTGCATTGCTATGTCGCGTTGTATGGCGGTGCGCCGTGA
- a CDS encoding cupin domain-containing protein, translated as MNSIATAQVPRVIVTANGSQPSAKGPADWFTGTVRVDAPFKGSDAARVSGATVTFEPGARTAWHTHPLGQTLIVTAGAGFVQEWGQPVRQIRPGDTVWIAPGAKHWHGAAAHTAMTHIAIAEVLDGKVVDWMEQVTDAQYQKAE; from the coding sequence ATGAATTCAATTGCAACTGCGCAGGTCCCACGTGTAATCGTCACCGCCAACGGTTCTCAGCCCTCGGCCAAGGGCCCGGCAGACTGGTTCACCGGTACGGTGCGTGTCGACGCGCCATTCAAGGGCAGCGATGCCGCCCGCGTCAGCGGCGCCACGGTGACCTTCGAGCCGGGCGCGCGCACGGCGTGGCACACCCATCCGTTGGGGCAGACGTTGATCGTCACCGCCGGCGCCGGTTTTGTGCAGGAGTGGGGTCAGCCGGTTCGGCAGATTCGCCCTGGCGATACCGTGTGGATCGCTCCCGGCGCCAAGCATTGGCACGGCGCTGCGGCGCATACCGCGATGACCCATATAGCGATCGCCGAAGTGCTCGATGGCAAGGTGGTGGACTGGATGGAACAGGTCACTGATGCGCAGTATCAGAAAGCGGAATGA
- a CDS encoding LysR family transcriptional regulator, with protein sequence MLRENASDLLAFLAVARERSFTKAAARLGVSQSALSHTIRALEARLGLRLLTRTTRSVSPTEAGEHLLQTIGPRFEEIELELAALSNLRETPAGRIRISATDHSLNWLLRPVLKEFLPKYPDISVEVCCDYGFVDIAGQGFDAGVRLGEDVAQGMIATRIGPDMRMAVVGSPTYFTQREKPQTPRDLTAHACNNLRLPTNGGLYPWEFEKDGESLKVRVSGQVTLNGVYPLLDAALDGFGLSYIPENIVAPYLADGSLLQVLKDWCPTFAGHHLYYPSRRQAAPAFALLVEALRYRG encoded by the coding sequence ATGCTTCGAGAAAACGCCAGTGACCTGCTCGCCTTCCTCGCCGTGGCCCGCGAGCGCAGTTTCACCAAAGCCGCGGCCAGACTCGGCGTCTCGCAATCGGCGCTCAGCCATACCATCCGCGCCCTCGAAGCGCGCCTGGGCCTGCGCCTGCTGACCCGCACCACGCGCAGCGTCTCCCCGACCGAGGCCGGCGAACATCTGCTGCAGACCATCGGTCCGCGCTTCGAAGAGATCGAACTGGAACTGGCCGCCCTGAGTAACCTGCGCGAAACCCCGGCAGGCCGGATCCGTATCAGCGCCACCGACCATTCGCTGAACTGGTTGCTGCGTCCGGTGCTCAAGGAATTTCTGCCCAAGTACCCGGACATCTCCGTCGAGGTGTGCTGCGACTATGGCTTCGTCGACATCGCCGGGCAAGGCTTTGACGCCGGTGTGCGCCTGGGCGAAGACGTGGCACAAGGCATGATCGCCACCCGCATCGGCCCCGACATGCGCATGGCGGTGGTCGGTTCGCCGACCTACTTCACCCAGCGTGAAAAGCCGCAAACACCGCGTGACCTCACCGCCCACGCCTGCAACAATCTGCGCCTGCCCACCAACGGCGGGCTGTACCCCTGGGAGTTCGAGAAGGACGGCGAAAGCCTCAAGGTGCGTGTCTCCGGGCAAGTCACCCTCAACGGCGTCTACCCGCTGCTCGACGCCGCACTCGATGGCTTCGGTCTGAGCTACATCCCGGAAAACATTGTTGCGCCGTATCTGGCCGACGGCAGCCTGTTGCAAGTGCTGAAAGACTGGTGCCCGACCTTCGCCGGTCATCACCTGTACTACCCGAGCCGGCGTCAGGCGGCGCCGGCGTTTGCGTTATTGGTGGAAGCGTTGCGGTATCGCGGCTGA
- a CDS encoding OprD family porin: protein MRNGLSTLAGALLLASFSNGAHADFFADSHASFETRNVYFNRDFRDGPSTLQSKREEWAQGLMLKFESGYTPGLVGFGVDLLGMVGVRLDSSPDRAGSGLLPVRSDGRAASEYGKLGVTAKVKIAKTELKAGSLIPVLPTLRPQDGMILPQSFRGAMVISQDLPGVVLTAGQLDRVKGRNDTSYEPIALNNKNNRFVTNAQGAHLNLVGVDRQVNDNLKVSYHYASLSDVYDQHFVGFTDTRPMAGGTVSSDLRFFSSESQGAAKAGKIRNQSLNGLIGYAAGGHKVSVGYQAMLGDSAFPYVEGSDAYLVNYAQIGDFAEAKERSWQVRYDFDFERLGIPGLTFMSRYIDADHAQVAGKTGQEWERNTEVKYVIQSGTFKDVALRLRNATYRSSFSRDADETRILITYTKALW, encoded by the coding sequence ATGCGCAATGGATTGTCGACCCTGGCCGGCGCATTGCTGCTGGCAAGTTTCAGCAACGGAGCTCACGCGGATTTTTTCGCCGACTCTCATGCGTCGTTCGAAACCCGCAATGTCTACTTCAATCGGGATTTCCGCGACGGGCCGTCAACCCTGCAATCAAAACGCGAGGAGTGGGCACAGGGCCTGATGCTCAAGTTCGAGTCCGGGTATACGCCGGGGTTGGTGGGGTTTGGGGTCGACCTGCTGGGCATGGTTGGTGTGCGTCTGGATTCCAGTCCCGATCGCGCCGGCAGCGGTTTGTTGCCGGTGCGCAGTGATGGGCGCGCAGCCAGTGAGTACGGCAAATTGGGAGTGACGGCCAAGGTCAAAATCGCCAAAACCGAGCTGAAGGCCGGGTCGTTGATCCCGGTCCTGCCGACACTGCGCCCGCAGGACGGGATGATCCTGCCGCAGTCGTTTCGGGGGGCGATGGTGATCTCGCAGGATCTGCCGGGTGTGGTGCTGACGGCGGGGCAACTGGATCGGGTCAAGGGGCGCAATGACACCAGCTACGAGCCGATTGCGCTGAACAACAAGAACAACCGCTTCGTCACCAATGCCCAGGGCGCGCACCTGAATCTGGTCGGCGTGGATCGGCAGGTGAACGACAACCTCAAGGTCAGTTATCACTACGCGTCGTTGAGCGATGTCTACGATCAACACTTCGTCGGCTTCACCGATACGCGGCCCATGGCCGGCGGCACGGTGAGCAGCGACCTGCGGTTTTTCTCCAGCGAGAGCCAGGGCGCGGCCAAGGCCGGGAAGATCCGCAATCAGTCGCTCAACGGCCTGATCGGTTACGCCGCGGGCGGGCACAAGGTCAGCGTCGGCTATCAGGCGATGCTCGGCGACAGCGCGTTTCCCTATGTCGAAGGCAGCGATGCTTACCTGGTCAACTATGCGCAGATCGGCGATTTCGCCGAAGCGAAGGAGCGCTCGTGGCAAGTGCGTTATGACTTCGATTTCGAGCGCTTGGGCATTCCCGGTCTGACTTTCATGAGCCGCTACATCGATGCCGATCATGCGCAAGTGGCCGGCAAGACCGGCCAGGAATGGGAACGCAATACCGAGGTCAAGTACGTGATCCAGAGCGGCACGTTCAAGGACGTTGCCTTGCGTTTGCGCAATGCGACTTATCGCTCGTCGTTCAGCCGCGATGCCGATGAAACACGGATCCTCATCACCTACACCAAAGCGCTGTGGTGA
- a CDS encoding DMT family transporter, with amino-acid sequence MILISFALALLAGVAIAVQAAVNSQLAGAMTGNTLAAAFYSFLSGMLVLGALAWMRGGLGDALSVIPAQPGWRLVGGVLGAGAIFCTVWLAPRIGLANLLVLVIAGQLLSSVAIDHFGWLGAVVRPAASIKIAGAVVVLLGVALTLFGERLIAMLARSF; translated from the coding sequence ATGATCCTGATTTCCTTTGCTCTGGCCTTGCTGGCCGGTGTGGCGATTGCCGTGCAAGCGGCGGTTAACAGTCAGTTGGCCGGGGCCATGACCGGCAACACGCTGGCGGCGGCGTTCTACTCGTTTCTCAGCGGCATGCTGGTGCTGGGTGCACTGGCATGGATGCGCGGTGGTCTTGGCGATGCCTTGAGTGTGATCCCGGCGCAACCCGGCTGGCGTCTGGTCGGTGGCGTGCTCGGTGCCGGGGCGATTTTCTGCACCGTGTGGCTGGCGCCGCGTATCGGTCTGGCGAATCTGCTGGTGCTGGTCATCGCCGGGCAGTTGCTGTCGTCGGTGGCGATCGATCACTTCGGCTGGCTGGGCGCAGTGGTGCGTCCGGCGGCATCGATCAAGATCGCCGGCGCAGTGGTGGTGCTGCTGGGCGTGGCACTGACGCTGTTTGGTGAGCGGCTGATCGCGATGCTCGCCCGGTCTTTCTGA
- a CDS encoding amidohydrolase family protein — protein sequence MSFNAHFDVLTSALKPLPDAHRLLLIKGGTLVTQDERLGNFIEGDVLIRGTEIVEVGVGLNAPDAEVIDAKGMIVIPGMVDTHRHAWEGQLRRINPNSPTLEDYCNATHFSFAKYYRPQDMYVGNLLTALGAINAGITTIIDNSHNARSGAHSDAAIDALHDAGIRAVHAPGAPLSGEWESTQWPGDLRRIKDKYAGSPDSLVTLAMMAQLDREQWAVARELGLNIVTEFFGAGMAAELDALHEEGLLGPDNIFNHCTCLPDHGWSILRHAGVKVNVCPRSDAHYGLEDGVFAWQKAVDHGLRPGLSVDNESSYGGDMFGEMRVAFYLQRAAAHSARFHGQPAPELVSAAQLLKAATLDGAACAGLETRIGSITPGKQADIVLIRTDNLSVYPSNNALGTVVHAAERGDIDTVIIAGRIRKQAGVVLGVDREQLNRATEESRSYLFNAAGYSPDAFAEHFAPLHAH from the coding sequence ATGTCTTTCAATGCTCATTTCGATGTTTTGACTTCCGCGCTCAAACCGTTGCCCGATGCTCACCGCTTGCTGCTGATCAAGGGCGGAACCCTGGTCACCCAGGACGAACGCCTGGGCAATTTCATCGAAGGCGATGTGCTGATTCGTGGCACGGAAATCGTCGAGGTCGGCGTAGGCCTCAATGCTCCCGACGCTGAAGTCATCGATGCCAAAGGCATGATCGTGATTCCCGGCATGGTCGATACCCATCGCCACGCGTGGGAAGGTCAGTTGCGCCGGATCAACCCGAACTCGCCGACGCTTGAAGACTACTGCAACGCCACGCATTTTTCCTTTGCCAAATACTACCGTCCGCAAGACATGTACGTCGGCAACCTGCTGACCGCGCTGGGTGCGATCAACGCCGGCATCACCACCATCATCGATAACTCACACAACGCCCGCAGCGGCGCGCATTCGGATGCGGCTATCGATGCCTTGCACGACGCTGGCATCCGCGCGGTGCATGCCCCGGGCGCGCCGTTGTCCGGGGAGTGGGAGTCCACGCAGTGGCCGGGCGATCTGCGCCGTATCAAAGACAAGTACGCCGGTTCGCCCGACTCGCTGGTGACCCTGGCGATGATGGCGCAACTCGACCGCGAACAATGGGCAGTCGCCCGCGAACTGGGCCTGAATATCGTCACCGAATTCTTCGGCGCCGGTATGGCGGCGGAGCTGGATGCGCTGCACGAAGAGGGCCTGCTGGGCCCGGACAATATTTTCAACCACTGCACCTGCCTGCCGGATCACGGTTGGTCGATCCTGCGCCACGCCGGGGTCAAGGTGAACGTCTGCCCGCGCTCCGACGCGCACTACGGGCTCGAAGACGGCGTGTTCGCCTGGCAGAAAGCTGTCGATCACGGCCTGCGCCCGGGCCTGAGCGTCGACAACGAAAGCTCTTACGGCGGCGACATGTTCGGTGAAATGCGTGTGGCGTTTTACCTGCAACGGGCGGCTGCGCACAGTGCGCGTTTCCATGGTCAACCAGCGCCGGAACTGGTCAGCGCCGCGCAACTGCTCAAAGCCGCCACCCTTGATGGCGCGGCGTGTGCCGGACTCGAGACGCGCATTGGCAGCATCACTCCGGGCAAGCAGGCCGACATTGTGTTGATCCGCACTGACAACCTCAGCGTCTACCCGTCGAACAACGCGCTGGGTACGGTGGTGCATGCCGCCGAACGTGGCGATATCGACACCGTGATCATCGCCGGGCGCATTCGCAAACAGGCGGGTGTGGTGCTGGGCGTGGATCGCGAACAACTGAACCGGGCCACGGAAGAGTCGCGCAGCTACCTGTTCAATGCCGCCGGTTACAGCCCTGATGCTTTCGCGGAGCACTTCGCCCCGCTGCATGCCCACTGA
- a CDS encoding LysR family transcriptional regulator: MRDQEFGHLRAFFAVARERNFSRAAQALGVSASALSQTIKGLEERLGVRLLNRTTRSVSTTEAGSKLFERLGEIFADLDAALEQLNDYRDTPVGTLRICAPQVAMLHFIQPILPAFQATYPDIKLELTTDDSTADIVAQGYDAAIRLGEFIEQDMVALKLSEPLTQIAIASPDYLQGKRRPHEPADLLDHRCVNWRRSGESGLYKWRFFRDGMPFELSVKGSLVVSDCAVAMQSALDGLGITVWIREWIKDELDSGALVALLEEWSTPFPAFYLYYPSNRQMSSALQAFIGALRKAH; encoded by the coding sequence ATGCGCGACCAAGAGTTTGGCCATCTCAGGGCATTTTTTGCCGTCGCCCGCGAGCGCAATTTCTCCCGCGCCGCCCAAGCGCTGGGGGTTTCAGCGTCGGCACTGAGCCAGACCATCAAGGGTCTGGAAGAGCGTCTGGGGGTACGCCTCCTCAATCGCACCACGCGCAGCGTGTCTACCACCGAGGCCGGGAGTAAATTGTTCGAACGCCTGGGCGAGATCTTTGCCGATCTGGACGCAGCGCTGGAACAACTCAACGACTACCGCGACACACCGGTCGGCACCCTGCGCATCTGCGCGCCGCAGGTAGCGATGCTGCACTTCATCCAACCGATCCTGCCGGCATTTCAAGCGACCTACCCGGACATCAAACTCGAACTGACCACCGACGACAGCACCGCCGACATCGTTGCCCAAGGCTACGACGCGGCGATTCGTCTGGGTGAGTTCATCGAACAAGACATGGTCGCGCTCAAACTCAGCGAACCGCTGACGCAGATCGCCATCGCCTCGCCCGACTACCTGCAAGGCAAACGTCGCCCGCACGAGCCGGCCGACTTGCTGGATCACCGCTGCGTAAACTGGCGGCGTTCCGGGGAATCCGGGCTGTACAAGTGGCGGTTTTTCCGCGATGGCATGCCGTTCGAATTGAGCGTGAAAGGTTCTCTGGTGGTCAGTGACTGCGCCGTTGCCATGCAATCGGCGCTGGATGGGCTGGGTATCACGGTGTGGATCCGTGAGTGGATCAAGGACGAACTCGACAGCGGTGCACTGGTGGCGCTGCTGGAAGAGTGGTCGACACCCTTCCCCGCGTTCTACCTGTATTACCCGAGCAATCGCCAGATGTCGTCAGCGTTGCAAGCCTTTATCGGCGCCCTGCGCAAGGCGCACTAG
- a CDS encoding MFS transporter, whose protein sequence is MNRSPHPMSVMPFIILGLFGLYTLELGVVGILPLIVERFGVSVAQAGLLMSLFAFIVALSGPFLVLVFSRFDRKKVLVGALLCFSVSSVLSAYAPNYSTLMALRIVPAMLHPVFFSAAFAAAISLYPRERATHATTVAFIGTTLGLVFGVPITAWVAGRFSYEASILFCAVATLLAGLGLLLKLPRQTAAPESFASQLSILKKPPVWLAIIATVLVFTTKFAVYSYAAEYLKNQTGLDGETISFLLVIFGVGGVLGNLLAGRALATHLVATALLFPILLSIAYLILALFGSASLSSMLLIVLLWGAIHTSGMIITQMWLTSAAPEAHSFATSLYVSAANAGIALGSWIGGVFIDTWGLPGTIWCGLLFALLSLLTIGAKAMFYGGREERPNLSGASVA, encoded by the coding sequence ATGAACCGTTCCCCCCATCCCATGTCCGTCATGCCCTTCATCATTCTGGGCCTGTTCGGGCTGTACACCCTGGAACTCGGCGTGGTCGGCATACTGCCGCTGATCGTCGAGCGCTTCGGCGTCAGTGTCGCCCAGGCCGGTTTGCTGATGAGCCTGTTCGCGTTCATCGTCGCGCTGTCCGGGCCGTTTCTGGTGCTGGTGTTCTCGCGGTTCGACCGCAAGAAAGTGCTGGTCGGTGCGTTGCTGTGTTTTTCCGTGAGCAGCGTGCTGTCGGCCTATGCGCCGAACTATTCGACGTTGATGGCGCTGCGCATTGTCCCGGCGATGTTGCACCCAGTGTTTTTCTCGGCGGCGTTTGCTGCGGCGATTTCGCTGTACCCCAGGGAGCGTGCGACCCACGCGACCACGGTCGCCTTCATCGGTACCACCCTCGGACTGGTGTTCGGTGTGCCGATTACCGCATGGGTCGCCGGGCGGTTTTCGTATGAGGCGTCGATTCTGTTCTGCGCCGTCGCGACGTTGCTCGCCGGGCTCGGATTGCTGCTCAAGTTGCCTCGGCAGACCGCTGCGCCGGAGAGCTTCGCAAGTCAGCTGTCGATCCTGAAAAAGCCGCCGGTGTGGCTGGCGATCATCGCCACGGTGCTGGTGTTCACCACCAAATTCGCGGTGTACAGCTACGCCGCCGAATACCTGAAAAACCAGACCGGCCTGGACGGTGAAACCATCAGTTTCCTGTTGGTGATCTTCGGTGTCGGCGGGGTGCTGGGCAACCTGTTGGCCGGGCGCGCACTGGCCACGCATCTGGTGGCGACTGCGTTGCTGTTTCCGATTCTGTTGAGCATCGCCTACCTGATTCTGGCGCTGTTTGGCAGCGCGTCGCTAAGCTCGATGCTGCTTATCGTGCTGCTGTGGGGCGCAATTCACACCAGCGGCATGATCATCACCCAGATGTGGCTGACCAGCGCCGCGCCCGAGGCGCATTCGTTCGCCACCAGCCTGTATGTATCGGCGGCCAATGCCGGGATCGCCCTCGGTTCGTGGATCGGTGGGGTGTTTATCGACACCTGGGGCCTGCCGGGCACGATCTGGTGCGGGTTGCTGTTTGCGCTGCTGTCGTTGCTGACGATTGGCGCCAAGGCCATGTTCTATGGCGGTCGTGAAGAACGCCCGAACCTGAGCGGGGCAAGCGTCGCCTAG